Part of the Bacillus andreraoultii genome is shown below.
TTTGAATCCATTACTTTTAGAAGGCGAAAGTAGTTTTCAGCTCGGTTTTGTGTCGTTCCAATCAAGACCATTTGATCCGATAAAACAGATGAACCCTCGGGTAGTTTAAAATCATAAACCTCCCGTACAACTGCGTTTTTTCGTAGCCTTGAAAGAAAAAAGTAACCATCGTCTGTCAAACGGTCAAATCTTTCGTAGTCTAGATAACCACGGTCAAACACATACATGCATTCCTTGTCGTCCACCATAATCTCAAGCTGACCACGATCGTGTTCGTTTGCCGTTGTTATCACGGCCTTTTCAGGGTAAGAAGTTCCTTTTTCCATAAATACAAGGCGTAAATGTAACTTTACCCCCGCCTTTGTTTTACGGAACTTTGCCCACCTATGATTGGTCAAATTGAGTGGTAATGTGCTTGAATCAATAATTTTTAACGGCATGATTCGTTTTGTGTAGTGTGTTTTAGCGTGAATTTGTCCGACTAGATCAAGGAAAAGCGACTGAAACAGATCTGGATTCATGCCATTTAATCGGCGAGATAGCTGAGAAATACTTATAGAATCAAGGTTTACTGCCTTTTGAAGTTGGTCATCGAAAAGGCAATCGCCCAATGCATGAAGACTTTCAACTTCCTTAAGTTGTGCAAAAAGTAATAATTTAAGAAATGACTCTGTCGTTAATTTTTTTGTATAGAAATCTAATTTCATTGTTTTCACGTTTTCTTCTAATAATTGAAGATTTATCGGTGAAAACCATTGTCCAAATGAATTTTTTCGTGTAATCTTATCCATGAGCGTTGTCCTTTTTAATGGATTTGGACGGATTACCACCAACTATTTCCATTATAAAGGACTTTTTCTTTGTTTGAAATAATAAAATTGAAGATTTTGGGTATTTTTAATAGTTAATTTAAATTAATGCAACACTAGTGCATCAATATATATTTCAAAAGGGGATTCTTTGAATTCAGAACTGTTTAAGAGTGTAATGAAGAGTTTACCTGCAGAAATAACAATAATTTGCATAGTTTCTCTTGTGTTTGGATTCATATTTTTTATATTAGGAATTAAAGATTACAAACGAGAATAAATTAGAGGACGTTTAATTAGTCATCTAATTTGCAAGTTGATTTTTTGTAGTATAACATTGCCATTGATTTTATTAACGAAAGTCAAGTATATGTATAGCTCTCGTTTTTTTGACGATTGTTCATTATTCTATATTGCAAAATATTAAAGGTGGTACTCCTATTAATTTTTAAAGTAGTTTCAATGCTTATTTTCACTCTCTTCAAAAATATACAATAATAAATGTTTGTATTAACAGTAACGAACATTACACATAGCATATTTTTACACATATTTTACACAAGGCATCTTAAAACCTTGTGATTTCAAGAGTCTTTTCGTTTGTTCCTTACAAATGGATTATTTATGATTTTTTTAACTCATCAGTGAGGGTATAGTGGCTTCTTCCCAAATGTTCCTTCTATGTTAAGAGTAAAAACTATTGATAGTCGTTTTTTATTATGATAAAATAATTCTTGTTTTCAATATTTAATATTCCAAGGGATTTTCTTCGTATAATGTACCTTTAGCTAAGCTACGAGCAAAGCATCTTTGAAAATACTCCGAGTTATCTCGATGTATCAATCCATTAAACTGCTCGTAGAGGAATGGGTATGATTGTACAAAAATAATAAATAGTTGTGTTGTTATCTTATTATAAGAACATGTCCCAGTAGCTCAGCTGGATAGAGCGACAGCCTCCTAAGCTGTAGGTCATGAGTTCGAATCTCGTCTGGGACGTTAAGCAGTTCTCTCATAAAGGGAGGACTTTTTTCGTGTCCTTGTAAGTTTCCATCATCCTTCTCATTTTGCATTTCCATTTTTCAATGATAAAATGACAAAAAAGAACATAAAGCGTGGGATTTGCAAATGAAGGAATATACTTCGAATGGTAAAATAATACCTCTTCCAAACTTACCGCTACGGCTATTACAAAAAAGTCAAAAT
Proteins encoded:
- a CDS encoding IS4 family transposase; protein product: MDKITRKNSFGQWFSPINLQLLEENVKTMKLDFYTKKLTTESFLKLLLFAQLKEVESLHALGDCLFDDQLQKAVNLDSISISQLSRRLNGMNPDLFQSLFLDLVGQIHAKTHYTKRIMPLKIIDSSTLPLNLTNHRWAKFRKTKAGVKLHLRLVFMEKGTSYPEKAVITTANEHDRGQLEIMVDDKECMYVFDRGYLDYERFDRLTDDGYFFLSRLRKNAVVREVYDFKLPEGSSVLSDQMVLIGTTQNRAENYFRLLKVMDSKGNVLHLITNRFDLSAEEISEMYKSRWTIELFFKWIKQHLNIKKFYGQSEWAIQNQVFIALIVYCLHILAQIETKSKRKILQISRYLRAALWKPAHIWIRKIEGKTVP